TGCCGCCGGTGTTGCCACCACGGCCACCGTCGAAGATCCGCTTGAAGTCCTGCGCCGGCTGGAGCGCGTACGCCGTGGCGCCGTCGCAGACCGCGAAGACGGAGACCTCCGGGCCCTTGAGGAACTCCTCGATGACGACCCGGCCGCAGGCCTCCGCGTGGGCCAGCGCCTCGGCCCGGTCGTTGGTCACCACGACACCCTTGCCGGCCGCGAGCGCGTCGTCCTTGACGACGTACGGCGCGCCGAAGGTGTCGAGCGCCTCCGCCGCCGCCTCGGGGGTCGTGCACGTGAAGGAGCGAGCGGTGGGGACGCCAGCCGCCTCCATCACGGACTTGGAGAACGCCTTGGAGCCCTCGAGCTGGGCGGCCTCCTTCGACGGGCCGAAGACGGCGATGCCGGCCTCCGTCACCGCGTCGGCGACGCCTGCGACCAGCGGCGCCTCCGGACCGATGACGACGAGGTCGGCCCCGATCGAGACCGCCAGGGCGGCCACGGCGGCGCCGTCCATCGGGTCGACGTCGTGGAGCGTGGCGATCGCGCCGATGCCCGGGTTGCCGGGGGCAGCGTGCACCTCGCTCACCTGGGGGTCGCGCGAGAGGGCGAGCGCGAGCGCGTGCTCACGGCCGCCGGTGCCGATGACGAGGGTCTTCACAAGCGCGGGATTCTACGTGTCAGTGCGCCCTCGGTGCTGCCGGCCACCACAGCCGCGGGCCGACGAGCGCCGCGAACGCCGGTACGACGAGTGTCCGCACGACGAAGGTGTCCAGCAGCAGGCCCATGCCGATCGTGAACCCGACCTGCATCAGCGTGACCACGTGACCGGACATCATCGCGAAGACGCTGGCAGCGAAGATCAGGCCGGCCGCCGTGATGACGGAGCCGGTGACGGCCAGAGCCCGGGCGACGCCGGCAGGCGAGCCGTCCGGTGCCTCCTCGTGGATCCGCTTGATCAGCAGCATGTTGTAGTCCGCACCGACGGCGGCGAGGATCACGAACGCGACCGACGGCACCGACCAGTCCAGCGGCTTGTCCAGCAGGATCTGCCAGACGAGGGTGCCGAGGCCCATCGCGGCGGCGTACGAGAGCACGACCGTGCCGAGAAGGAAGACGGCCGCGACGACGCTGCGCAGCAGGACCAGCAGCACGAGCAGTACGACGGCCAGGGCGATCGCGGCGACGAGCCGGAAGTCGTTCGTCGACAGGTGGCGGATGTCGTCGAGGCTCGACGGCATGCCGGCCGACTCGACGCTCGCCCCGGCGAGCGGGCCATCGGAGAGGGCGTCCTGCGTGGTCGTCCGGAGCAGGCGCGTGCGGTCGAGGGAGGCGTTGCCGAAGGCGTCCGTCGCGCCGACCACGACCATGCGCGCCTCGTGACCGTCCGCACTCATGAAGAGTCCGCGGGCCAGCGCGAAGCGCTTGTCGTTGAACGCTGCGGGCGGCAGGTAGAAGCCGCCGACCGAGGTGTCGCCGGTCGCCCGCGCCGTCGTCGAGAGGTACGCCGACGCGTCACCCAGACCGGTGCCCAGGTCGCCCATCCTGCCCGCGATCTGGCCGGTGCCGTCGGCGACCCGGCCCGCACCGTCGGCGACCTTGCCGGCGCCGTCGGAGAGGTCACCGAGCTTGTCGGCCATGGTGGCCTGGCCGGCCCGCAGCTGCGCGGCGCCGGCGTCTGCCTTGTCGAGGCCGGCCTGGATCCGGGCCAGCCCGCTCTCCAGGTCCGTCGACCCGTCGGCGATCGCCCGGGCGCCGGCGACGGCGTCGCGCAGGCCCGGGATCAGCTGGTCACGCTCGCCCACCCAGATCTGGTAGATCCCGTCGCGCGCCTTGCGGCAGGCCGGGTCGACGTTGCAGGTGAGGCTCCTGGTCTTGAGCGCGTCGTAGGCCATGCCGAGGCCGTCGACCGCGAGCTGCGCGTTGGCGAGTCCGTCCTCGAGGCCGTCGGCCAGGCGAGCAGCTCCCGCGCGCAGCCGTGCCGACCCCGCGTGGGCGTCGTCGGCGCCGGCGGCGAGGCGGGACAGGCCGCTCGACAGCTCATCGGCACCCGCGAGCAGGCGATCGGCGCCGTCGACGGCACGCGAGGCGCCGGACGCGACCCGGCCGGCACCGCTGCTCAGCGCCGCAGCGCCGCGGTCGAGGCGCGAGGCGTCTTTCACACCGGAGGTGACCTGGTCGGAGGCCTTGCCGAGGCGCTTGCCCGCGACGCCCATCTGGTAGCCGAGCGAGGCCTGCTTGATCGGCGTGCCGAGGGGGCGCGAGATGGTGCGGACCGACTGCACGCCCCGGAGCCGGGCGACCGATCCGGCCGCCTGCTCGATCGCGGCGATGTCACGGGCGTTGCGCATGTCGTGGTCGCTCGTGATCAGCACGTAGTCGGCGAGCACCTCGTTGGCCGGGTAGTGGTCGGCGAGCAACCGGTAGCCGATGTTGCTCTCGGTGTCGTGCGGCTGCACGCGGCGCTGGTCGTAGCCGAGGTCCATGAGCGGGAAGACCGAGGCCAGCAGCACCAGCGGCAGCAGCCCGAGGGCCAGCACCTTGGCGGGATTCGCCACGACGTACGCCGCGACGCCGGCCCAGCTGGCGCCACCGGCGCCGCCCCGGGCTGGCCGCGGATCGAGCCAGCCGCGCGGGGCCAGCAGCGCGATGACGGCCGGCAGCAGGGTGAGGCTGAGGAAGAGCGAGAGCGTGACCGCCAGCGCGATCGCCGGGCCGACCGTGTTGAAGAAGCCGATCTGGGCCAGGCCCATCGCGGCCGTCGCGAGGACCACCGTGACGGCGGAACCGACGATGATCGAGCCGACGCGGCGGGTGGCGATCTCGGCCGCCTCCCTCGGCTCGTGTCCCTCGCGGCGCAGCTCGTGGAAGCGGCTCAGCAGGAAGATCGCGTAATCGGTGGCCGCACCGAGCACGATCGCGGTCAGCATCGACGCGGTGAACGTCGAGACGTGGAACCAGCCCAGGTGGCCCGCCGTCGCGGCGATGCCGCGGCCAGCACCCAGGCAGGCGCCGATGAAGCCGAGGATGACGCCGAGCGTCGCCCAGGACCGGTAGAGCAGCAGCACGATGACCGCGATCAGACCGAGCGTGATGGCCGTGATCCGGCCGAGGTCGTGCTCGATGGTGTCCTGGGTGTCCGTGATCGTCGCCGCCGGACCGGTGACCGCCACGGAGAGCCCGTCGGGGACGTGGGCCGCCACCGTGTCGCGCAGCTCGTGGATCTCGCGCGCGCTCTGCGGCGTGCCGACCTGGCCGGGGAAGCCGACCTGCAGGTAGACCGCCTCGCCGTCGCGACTGACCGTGCCCTTCCAGATCTGCTCCGACCCTAGGTCGGCGACCTGCGTGACGTCCGTGTCCTGCGCGCGGATCCGCTGCGCGAGCTCGCCGAACCAGCGTCGGTCGGCGGCCGTCAGCCCGCCGGTGCGCTCGCCCGCGACGAAGACGACGGAGTTCGTCGTGCCCGTGCCGAAGGCGTCGTCCATGTGGCGGTACGCCGCGATCGAGGCTGCCGAGCCCGGCACGAACGCCGTGTTGTCGCGCGCGATCACGTCCTCGAGCTGCGGGACCGCGGTGTTGAGGCCGACGATCACCGCCAGCCACAGGAGGATGACCAACGGCGCGCGGCGCACGGCCAGGCGGGCGACGTTCTCCATGTGCTCAGGCACTCGCCTTCATGAGTCGGAACGAGAGGCGCTCCCGCAGCCAGCCGTCACGGCGGGCGGGGACGTCGATGTGGGCTGCGTTGGCGACGAACGCCCGACCGGCGTCCGCCGCGATCCCGACCGGGGCGCCGAGCGAGGCGAGGCCGGCCGCGACCGCGACGGTCCGGTGCAGGTTGGCGTCGGGGCGGGCCAGGGCCGGCTCGTCGGCGTACGCACGCAGGATGCGGTGGATGCCGGGCAGCTCTGTCACGACGGCCTGCCACGCCTCGGCGACCGAGGCTCCCGGCAGGTCGTGGAGCTCGAGGGCGAGCTCGATCCGGCCGGTCACGCGGCGGGCGAAGGAGTCGTGGAGCGCCACGAGGAGGCCGGCGCGGTCACCGAAGAGGGCAGCCAGGGCGTCCGACCACGGGAGGTCGGCACCTGCGTCCAGCTCCGTGACGACGTCGCGCAGGGCTGCGGTGCGACGGTGGTGGATCTCCCAGGCGTTCATGACGACTCCTTTGTCGGGGACGGCTCGATGTCCCGGACGCTACGGAGCCGACTGCGTGTGACACAGCGTTCCACGGACGGGTTCTCCAGGTCCTCCCGAAGGCGGACAAACCGACGTGATGCTCCTCCCACGGGCGGATGTGTCCACCCCTGCTGCGCCCCTACGCTGGAGCGGTGACTGCACGGGCCCTCATCGCCACGCTCGCCGACCGGTGGGCGCGTCAGGGCTACCCGCAGTTCGTCTGGTGGATCCCGGCGGTCATGTACGTCTCCAGCACGTTCGCCTTCGTCGCCGCGATCGTCCAGCGCACCGGGCAGGACGCCGTGCTGCCCGCGTGGGGCCTCGTCGCCGTGGCCTCGCTCCCCTGGCTCGTCGACGCACTCGGCGGACGCCTGCCGTGGCTGCCCACGGTGGTCATCGCGACGGCACCGGTCGGCGCCCTGACGGTGCTCTACCCCGTCGACTACGACTTCGCCCTCTTCGCGCTCGTCATGCTCGCCGGCCACCTCGGCTCGCTGGAGCGCTTCGTCGACAGCGCGATCGGCGTCGCTCTGATGGCTGCGACGTTCGTGGGCCTGAGCGTCACCGGGCACCTGCCGGGCGTCGGCTTCTGGCTGACCACGCTGGTGATCGGCTGGGACATCGGCTTCATCATGCGGTTCCAGCAGCTGCGCATCGACGAGCAGGAGCGTGCCGCCAGCGACCGGCAGTCGCGCGCCGTCCTCGCCGAGCGGCAGCGCATCGCCCGTGAGGTCCACGACGTCATCGCCCACTCACTCTCCGTGACCCTGCTGCACCTCTCGGCTGCGCGACGCTCCCTCGAGGACGAGGACGTCGACCTCGGCGAGGCCACCGACGCGCTGCGCGACGCGGAGTCGACCGGCCGCCAGGCGATGGCCGACATCCGCCAGACCGTCGGGCTCCTCGGCGTGGTCGCCGGCGAGGTGCACGCGACGCCCGACGCCCGGGACATCCCGGCGCTCGTACAGCAGTTCGCCGACGCCGGGCTGCGGGTCACGCTCGACCTGACCGGCGACCCCGCGCTGGTCACGCCGTCCGTCGGCCTCGGCCTCTACCGGATCGTCCAGGAGTCGCTGGCCAACGTCGCGAAGCATGCCCCGGACGCGTCCGCGCGCGTCGTCGTCGACGTACGCCGGACCCGGCAGCGGGTGCGCGTCTGGAACTCCCTCGCCGCGCCGGCGGGGTCCGCGGGTGCCGACTGCGCGGGGATCCGGGGCATGGAGGAGCGGGCACGCCAGCTCGGCGGCACGCTGACGGCGGGGCCGGCCGACCAGGGGTGGCTCGTCGACCTGCAGACCCCCGCCAACCTCCGGTGCCGGCTCGGGTTCCCGGCCAAGGGACTGACGATGAGGAGCCTGCAGTCGCTGGGCTCCGGCGTGACGGAGAGCCGATGAACGACGTTCGCGTGCTGCTGGTCGACGACCAGGAGCTGGTCCGCTCCGGCCTGCGCCGGATCCTGCGCCGCAAGGACGGCTTCGAGATCGTCGGCGAGTGCGGCGACGGCGACGAGGTGCCGGCTGCGGTGGAGGCGCTCCAGCCGGACGTGGTGGTCATGGACCTGCGCATGCGGCGGGTCGACGGCATCGAGGCGACCCGGCGCCTGGCCGCGACGCCTGCGTCACCGCCCGTGCTCGTGCTGACCACGTTCGACGACGACGAGCTGCTCTCGGGCGCCCTGCGGGCCGGAGCCGCCGGGTTCCTGCTGAAGGACTCTCCCGCCGAGGACCTGGTCCGCGCGGTCCACGCGGTCGCTGCCGGCCAGGCGCTGCTCGACCCGGCCGTGACCCAGCGCGTGCTCGCCGCCTACCGCGACGGCACCGGCCTGGCGACGGCCGGCGTGACCCCCGACGAGCTCACCGCACGCGAGATCGACGTGCTCCGCCTGATGGGTCGTGGCCTCTCCAACGGCGAGATCGCCGACGAGCTGGTCATCTCCGAGGTGACCGTGAAGAGCCACGTCGGACGGATCTTCACCAAGCTCGACCTGCGGGACCGCGCCGCGGCGATCGTCTACGCCTTCGACGCAGGGGTCGTCAGCCCCCAGTAGCGCCGGGACGGGGCCTGTGCCGCGCCGAGACGGGGCCTGTGCCGCGCCGAGACGGGGCTTGTGCCCGGCACAGGCCCCGTCTCGGCGGGAGGGTGATCAGTCGCGGGGCGGGACGATCGTCTGCTCGCGGCCCGGGCCCACGCCGATGCCCCAGAACGGCGCACCGGAGAGCTTCTCCAGGGCACGGACGTAGACCTGCGCGTTCTCCGGGAGCTCCTCGAACGTGCGGCAGCCGGAGATGTCGGTCTGCCAGCCGTCGAAGTACTCGTAGATCGGCTTCGCGCGCAGGAACTCGGTCTGCGTCATCGGCATCTCCTCGACGCGCTCCCCGTCGATCTCGTACGCCACGCAGACGGGGATCCGCTCCCAGCTGTCGAGCACGTCGAGCTTGGTCAGGAAGAACTCCGTCAGGCCGTTGACCCGCGCCGAGTAGCGGGCGATGACGGCGTCGTACCAGCCACAGCGGCGGGTGCGACCGGTCGAGACGCCGATCTCGCCGCCGATGCGCTGCAGGTTGGCGCCATCCTCGTCGAAGAGCTCGGTCGGGAACGGGCCCGAGCCGACGCGCGTCGTGTAGGCCTTGATGACGCCGATGACCCGGTCGATGCGGGTCGGGCCGATGCCGGCGCCGGTGCAGACACCGCCCGCGATCGGCGACGACGAGGTCACGAACGGGTAGGTGCCGTGGTCGACGTCGAGCATCGTCGCCTGGGCGCCCTCGAAGAGGACGGTCTTGCCCTCGTCGAGCGCCTTGTTGAGCAGCAGCGAGGTGTCGGCCACCATCGGCCGCAGCCGCTCGGCGTACGACGTGAGCTCGGCGACGACCGCGTCCACCTCGATCGCGCGACGGTTGTAGACCTTGGTGAGGACGTGGTTGCGCAGGTCGAGGGCGGCCTCGACCTTCTGGCGCAGCACCTCCTCGTCGAAGAGGTCGGCGATGCGGATGCCGACACGGTTGACCTTGTCGGCGTACGCCGGGCCGATGCCGCGACCGGTGGTGCCGATCATGTTCTTGCCGAGGAACCGCTCGCTGACCTTGTCGATGGTCGCGTGGTAGCTGGCGATGACGTGCGCGTTGGCGGACACGACCAGGTTGGCCACGTCGACACCGCGCTCGATCAACCCGTCGAGCTCGCGGAAGAGCGCCTCCGGGGAGACGACGACGCCGTTGGCGATGACCGAGGTCGCGCCGGGCGTCAGGATGCCGGAGGGCAGCAGGTGGGTGGCGTACTTCTCGCCGTTGACCACGATGGTGTGGCCCGCGTTGTGACCGCCCGAGGTGCGGACGACGTAGTCGATGGGGTCGGTGGTGGCGAGCAGGTCGGTCGCCTTGCCCTTGCCCTCGTCGCCCCACTGGGCGCCCAGAACCACGATCGCTGGCATGTGGTGCTCCTTGTCCTACGGAGTCCCTCCGCCAGAGGCGGCTGCTCGACGCATGTGAGTACTTGTAGGTAGTGCAGTGTCCGGTCCAGAAACGCTTCGAGCCCCGGCAAGACCGGGGCTCTTGCGGCCACACGTTACCAAACCGGCCCCGAACACGGGGTTTCCACGCATGACCGTGGGGACCGCTGGCAACCTTGCCGGCATGACCTCACTCCTCGTCGTGGCGAACGCCGCCGCGGGCACCGCGGACCGCGCCACCCTGGACCGCGCCCTCCTCGTGCTGGGCAAGGGGGCCGCCGTGGAGCTGGTGACCACCGCGTCGCCGGACGAGCTCGACGCCGTCCTGGCGACGGCCGGGGACCGGATCGTGGTCGTCGCCGGCGGCGACGGCTCGCTGCATGCCGTGGTCAGCGCGCTCCACAGCCGCGGCGACCTCGCCGGGCGCACGCTGGGCCTGCTGCCGCTCGGCACCGGGAACGACTTCGCCCGGGGCACGGGCGTCCCCCTCGACATCGAGGAGGCTGCCCGCACCCTCCTCTCCGGTACGCCGACCCCGGTCGCGCTCCTCGTCGACGACCGCGGCGAGGTGGTGGTCAACAACGTGCACGCAGGCGCCGGTGCCGCGGCCAGCCGGATCGGCGCCGCCGCGAAGGAGCGCCTCGGCACGGTCGGCCTCGGGCGCCTGGGCTACCCGCTCGGCGCACTGGTCACGGCCGTGCGCCCGCCGACCGTCCGGCTGCGCGTCGTCGTCGACGACCAGGTCCTCGCCGACCCCGCGGAGCCCACGCTGATGGTCGCCCTGGGCAACGGCCCCCGGGTCGGTGGCGGCGCCCCGATCAACCCGGATGCCGACCCCGAGGACGGCGTCGTCGACGTCGTGCTCACCAAGCCTCTCGGCCCCCTCTCCCGCATCGGGTACGCCGCGCAGCTCGCCGTCGGCAGGCACCCGGGCAACGACCGCGTCGTGCACGTGACCGGCCGGACCGTCACCGTCCGCGGCGAGGGCTTCTGGTGCTCCGCGGACGGCGAGCTCGAGGGCCCGGTCACGGCGCGGACCTGGCGCATCGTGCCGTCGGCGTACTCCCTGCTGCTGCCCTGAGCCCGAGGGCCTGACGCAGCACGACGGCCCCGCGTCGGGGAGGGTGCGGGGCCGTCGTGGTCTCGGGGTCAGACGCCGGCCAGGACGCGGTCGCCCTCGTCCAGGTCGTCGTCGTGACGCGTGATCGACCGGCGCTCGAGCTTCTCGCCCTCGACGTCGACGTTGGGCAGGATCCGGTCGAGCCAGGCCGGGAGGTACCAGGCCTTCTCGCCGAGCAGGTACATCAGCGCCGGGATCAGCACGAGCCGCACGACGAAGGCGTCGAACAGCACCGCCAGGGCGAGTGCGAAGCCCATCGACTTCACGATCACGTCGTCCATCAGGATGAAGCCGGAGAAGACCGCGGCCATGATCACGGCCGCCGCCGTCACGACCCGGGCACTGTTGCGGAACCCGTCGACGACGGCCTCCCGCGTCGAGGCGCCGTGAACGTGTGCCTCCCGCATCCGGGTCACCAGGAAGACCTGGTAGTCCATCGCCAGACCGAAGACCACGCCGATCAGGAAGATCGGGATGAAGCTGACGATCGGCTGCTCCGGGAAGAGCCCGAACGCACCCTTCTGGAAGACCTCCACCGTCGCACCGAGCGTCGCCAGCACCGAGAGCAGGAAGCCCGCGGTCGCCGTCAGCGGCACCAGCAGCGAGCGGAAGACCAGCATCAGCAGGAGGAACGCCAGGCCGATGACGACCGCCAGGTAGGGCACGAGCGCACTGTTGAGCTTGTCGGAGATGTCGGCCATGACCGGCTGGGTGCCGGTGACGGCGAGGTCGACACCGGTCTCCTTCTCCACCGCCGGCTCGCCGGCGCGGATCGTCTTGAGCAGCGCGTCGGTGGCGGCGTCGTCCGGGCCGGTCTTCGGCTCGATCAGGATGACCGCACCCTTGTCGGTGCCCGGCTGGGCGACCACGCGGGCGACGCCGTCGAGCGAGCGCGCCCAGTCCGCCACCTTCGTGTACGCCGCCTGCTTGCTCGCCGCGTCTCCGGTGAGGCCGCGGGCGTCGACGACCAGCATCATCGGGTCGAGCCGGCCGGGCCCGAAGCCCTCCTCGATCAGCTGGACCGCCTGGTAGCGCGAGCTGTCGGCAGGCGCCGTGGCGTCACCCGGCATGCCGAGGTGGAGGTCCTTGAAGGGCAGGGCGACGGCGCCGAGCGCGATGACGACGGCGAGCGCCCAGACGACCGGCTTGCGCCCGATCAGGCGGGCGAAGCGGACGCCGTTGTTGAGCACCGCACCGTCGGCGTCGCGCCGCGGGACGTAGCGGCGCACGCGGCCGCCGAACGCCTTCGACTTGAGCATGCCGAGCAGCGCCGGCAGCAGCGTCAGGGCCACGAGGACCGCGACGGTGACGGTGATCGCGGCACCGATGCCCATCCAGCCCAGGAAGGGGATCCCGACGACGGTCAGCGCCGCCAGCGCGATGATCACGGTCAGGCCGGCGAAGACGACGGCCGACCCCGCGGTGCCGACCGCCAGGCCGGCGGCTTCCTCACGGTCATCGGTGTGCTCGAGCTCGCTGCGGTAGCGGCTGAGGATGAAGAGCGTGTAGTCGATGCCGACCGCGAGGCCGATCATCATGCCGAGCATCGGGGTCGAGGACGGCAGCTCGGTGAACGCCGTCAGCGCGGTGATGCCGATGCTGCCGAGGGCCACACCGATGATCGCGGTGACGATCGGGAGACCGGCGGCCACGAGGGCACCGAAGGTGAGGACCAGGACGACGAGCGCGATCGCGATGCCGACGAGCTCGGCGGTCGCGTTGGCGCCACCGGCGGCCTGCATGCCCGCGCCGCGGACCTCGATCTGGAGGCCGGTCGCCTTCGCCACCTTCGCCGCGGTGTCGAGCACCTCGGTCTGCATCGCGGGCGTGACGTCGGCGACGGACTTCACCTGGAAGGTCGTCGAGATGAGGCCGATGCGGCCGTCAGCGGAGAGCGAGGGCTGCGCGGCCAGCTGTGCCTGGAGGATGGCGGCGGCCTGGTCGACGGAGACGCCCAACGCCTTCGCGGTGGCGGGAGCCGCAGCCTTCGCCTGGGCCGGGGTCCACAGGTACGGGATCTGGTCCGGGACCTTGTCCAGCGCGCCGAGCGCGCTGGTCAGCTGCGTCACGTCGTCGGCGTACTTCTTCTCGGTGAGGGCGTGGCCCTTCGGCGCCGCGACGACGACCTCGATCGAGGCCGCCTCCGTCGGCGACTGGGCGCCGTCCATCAGCTCGGGCAGCTTCTCGGATGCCTCGACGGACTCCAGGCCCGGGATCGTGAAGGCGTCGGAGAAGGGCTTGCTCATCGTGCCGGCGACACCACCGACGACACCGATGACGAGCAGCCAGCCGACGAGGAAGAAGGGCCAGCGGCGGTACGCCGTCTTGCCGAGGCGGTAGAGCAGGGATGCCATGGGTGGGCGCTCCTTTGGAGATCGGGAATGCCCATATCGTTGCAGTCCCCAAAGTTCAGCGGGAGCGACTTTGGTCGAGCGTGGGTGTGACTCCGGTAGCGTTTCGGCCTGCACGTGAGCGCTCACGGGCACGGACTTGGCGATGGAATGCGGTAGGGAGCGGGCAGCGATGGCACGAGGCGGCAAGCAGCAGGAGCCCACGGACTGGGTGACCCGCGCCGCGGACGACGCGATCCGGCACGCGGCGGGCTCCGGCGACCCGGCTGCGATGGCGGCGTACGTCGAGGGCGGGGGGCTCGTCACCGTGGCCTCCGGCGCCTCCCCCTCGGGCCCGATCCACCTCGGCAACCTGCGCGAGTTCCTCACCCCGCACTTCGTGGCCGAGGAGCTCCGCCGCCGCGGCGTGAAGACCCGCCACCTCCACTCGTGGGACGACTTCGACCGCTACCGCAAGGTCGGCGCGGGCATCCCGCCGGAGTGGGCCGAGCACATCGGCAAGCCGCTGACGGCTGTCCCGGACCCGTTCGGCTGCCACGACAACTGGGCCGAGCACTTCAAGGCTCCGCTGCGGGCTGCCCTGCAGGAGATGGGCGTCGAGGTCGAGGAGATCTCCCAGACCGAGATGTACCGCTCGGGCGCCTACCGCGACCGGATCCTCCACGCCGTCGCGAACCGCGACGCGATCGAGCGCGTGCTCGCGACGTACCGGACGAAGCCGGGCCAGCAGGCCGCCGAGGTCGAGGACGAGCAGGAGGCCGCAGCCCTGGCCGACTCGGTCGCTGCCGCCGAGGACCTGGACCGCTTCCCGTACAAGCCGTGGTGCGGCCGGTGCGGCAAGGACACCACGTCGGTGTCGTCCTACTCGGACGAGACCCATGACCTCGCCTACACCTGCACCTCGTGCGGCTTCGAGGGCTCGACCAACCTCGCCACCGAGGACAACGGCAAGCTGGTCTGGAAGGTCGACTGGCCGATGCGCTGGGCCTTCGAGGGCGTCAACTTCGAGCCCGGTGGCCTCGACCACTCGACGCCCGGCTCGTCGTACACCGTCGGCAAGGAGCTCGTCTCCGAGGTCTTCGGCGGCCGTGCCCCGGCGTACGTCGCCTACGCCTTCGTCGGCTTCGCCGGCATGCAGAAGATGTCGTCGTCCTCGGGCGGTGTGCCGATCCCCGCCGACGCACTCAAGGTCCTCGAGGCCCCGATGGTGCGCTGGCTCTACGCACGCAAGCAGCCGAAGCAGGCCTTCACCATCGACTTCGGCCCCGAGGTCGTCCGCCTGTACGACGAGTGGGACGCGCTCGGCAAGAAGGCCGCCAACCCGGAGAAGCGCGACGGCGCCGTCCTCGCCTGGGAGCGGGCCGTGTCGACCTCGTCGGCCGGTGTCCTTCCCGTGTCGCCCGTGACCGTGCCCTTCCGGGTGCTCTCCGGCGTCGCCGACGTCACCGCCGGCTCCGCCGAGCAGATCTCGCGCATCGTGTCGCACGTGGGCTACGCCCACGACTCGGTCGCCGACCTCGAGCCCCGCCTGGGCCGCGCCATGAACTGGACCGAGGAGTTCGTCCCGGAGTCAGAGCGCACGATCGTCCGCGAGTCTGCCGATGTCGAGCTGCTCGGCTCCCTGGGCGCCACGGAGCAGCAGTGGCTCTCGCTGCTGCTGGAGCACCTGCCGACCGGGGAGCTCGAGCTCGACGAGGTCACCACCCTGGTCTACGGCGTTCCCAAGCTGGCCGCCGGGCTGGCGCTCGAGGACCAGCCGACCGAGCAGGTCAAGGCCGACCAGAAGGCCTTCTTCACGCTGCTCTACAACCTGCTGGTCTCGGCCGAGCGCGGCCCGCGCCTGCCCACGCTGATCGTGGCGCTGGGTGCGGAGAAGGTGCGGAGCCTGCTCTCCGCCTGAGCTCAGTCGTCCAGCAGCACGTCGTACGCCGTGGGGCTGCTGCTGCGCAGGAACTCCGCGCAGCGCTGCCACTCCTCGTCCTCCCCGATGACGCGCGCGGCCTCCGCGAGCAGCGCCAGGCACTGGAGGAAGCCGCGGTTGGCCTCGTGCTCCCACGGGACCGGTCCGTTGCCGCGCCAGCCGTTGCGGCGCAGCAGGTCGAGCGCACGGTGGTAGCCGACCCTGGCGTAGGCGTAGACCGCGAGGTCCGGTGCCCCGGCGTCGCGGGCGGCGACGGCCAGCGCCGCCCAGGCCGTCGGCGAGGCGGGGTGGCGACGGGTGACGTCCATCGGCTCGGCACCCTGTGCGAGCTCGACGGCCGCGGGGTCGTCGGGCAGGTGGACGGGGTCGGGGCCGGCGAGGAGATCCATGGCCCACACCCTGCCACGCCCCGCCGACATTCCTCCTGCGGGAGGATCCGCATGTCAGTGGCCGGTGCTTGGATGAGCCCATGACTTCTCAGGACAGCGCCGTCCAGACACCGCCCACGAAGGACCCGTGGCCGGCCCTCTGGGCGCTCGTGCTCGGCTTCTTCATGATCATGGTCGACACGACCATCGTCTCGGTCGCGACGCCCGCGAT
The sequence above is a segment of the Nocardioides jiangxiensis genome. Coding sequences within it:
- a CDS encoding adenylosuccinate synthase, with protein sequence MPAIVVLGAQWGDEGKGKATDLLATTDPIDYVVRTSGGHNAGHTIVVNGEKYATHLLPSGILTPGATSVIANGVVVSPEALFRELDGLIERGVDVANLVVSANAHVIASYHATIDKVSERFLGKNMIGTTGRGIGPAYADKVNRVGIRIADLFDEEVLRQKVEAALDLRNHVLTKVYNRRAIEVDAVVAELTSYAERLRPMVADTSLLLNKALDEGKTVLFEGAQATMLDVDHGTYPFVTSSSPIAGGVCTGAGIGPTRIDRVIGVIKAYTTRVGSGPFPTELFDEDGANLQRIGGEIGVSTGRTRRCGWYDAVIARYSARVNGLTEFFLTKLDVLDSWERIPVCVAYEIDGERVEEMPMTQTEFLRAKPIYEYFDGWQTDISGCRTFEELPENAQVYVRALEKLSGAPFWGIGVGPGREQTIVPPRD
- the lysS gene encoding lysine--tRNA ligase, which produces MARGGKQQEPTDWVTRAADDAIRHAAGSGDPAAMAAYVEGGGLVTVASGASPSGPIHLGNLREFLTPHFVAEELRRRGVKTRHLHSWDDFDRYRKVGAGIPPEWAEHIGKPLTAVPDPFGCHDNWAEHFKAPLRAALQEMGVEVEEISQTEMYRSGAYRDRILHAVANRDAIERVLATYRTKPGQQAAEVEDEQEAAALADSVAAAEDLDRFPYKPWCGRCGKDTTSVSSYSDETHDLAYTCTSCGFEGSTNLATEDNGKLVWKVDWPMRWAFEGVNFEPGGLDHSTPGSSYTVGKELVSEVFGGRAPAYVAYAFVGFAGMQKMSSSSGGVPIPADALKVLEAPMVRWLYARKQPKQAFTIDFGPEVVRLYDEWDALGKKAANPEKRDGAVLAWERAVSTSSAGVLPVSPVTVPFRVLSGVADVTAGSAEQISRIVSHVGYAHDSVADLEPRLGRAMNWTEEFVPESERTIVRESADVELLGSLGATEQQWLSLLLEHLPTGELELDEVTTLVYGVPKLAAGLALEDQPTEQVKADQKAFFTLLYNLLVSAERGPRLPTLIVALGAEKVRSLLSA
- a CDS encoding MMPL family transporter, yielding MASLLYRLGKTAYRRWPFFLVGWLLVIGVVGGVAGTMSKPFSDAFTIPGLESVEASEKLPELMDGAQSPTEAASIEVVVAAPKGHALTEKKYADDVTQLTSALGALDKVPDQIPYLWTPAQAKAAAPATAKALGVSVDQAAAILQAQLAAQPSLSADGRIGLISTTFQVKSVADVTPAMQTEVLDTAAKVAKATGLQIEVRGAGMQAAGGANATAELVGIAIALVVLVLTFGALVAAGLPIVTAIIGVALGSIGITALTAFTELPSSTPMLGMMIGLAVGIDYTLFILSRYRSELEHTDDREEAAGLAVGTAGSAVVFAGLTVIIALAALTVVGIPFLGWMGIGAAITVTVAVLVALTLLPALLGMLKSKAFGGRVRRYVPRRDADGAVLNNGVRFARLIGRKPVVWALAVVIALGAVALPFKDLHLGMPGDATAPADSSRYQAVQLIEEGFGPGRLDPMMLVVDARGLTGDAASKQAAYTKVADWARSLDGVARVVAQPGTDKGAVILIEPKTGPDDAATDALLKTIRAGEPAVEKETGVDLAVTGTQPVMADISDKLNSALVPYLAVVIGLAFLLLMLVFRSLLVPLTATAGFLLSVLATLGATVEVFQKGAFGLFPEQPIVSFIPIFLIGVVFGLAMDYQVFLVTRMREAHVHGASTREAVVDGFRNSARVVTAAAVIMAAVFSGFILMDDVIVKSMGFALALAVLFDAFVVRLVLIPALMYLLGEKAWYLPAWLDRILPNVDVEGEKLERRSITRHDDDLDEGDRVLAGV
- a CDS encoding diacylglycerol/lipid kinase family protein; translated protein: MTSLLVVANAAAGTADRATLDRALLVLGKGAAVELVTTASPDELDAVLATAGDRIVVVAGGDGSLHAVVSALHSRGDLAGRTLGLLPLGTGNDFARGTGVPLDIEEAARTLLSGTPTPVALLVDDRGEVVVNNVHAGAGAAASRIGAAAKERLGTVGLGRLGYPLGALVTAVRPPTVRLRVVVDDQVLADPAEPTLMVALGNGPRVGGGAPINPDADPEDGVVDVVLTKPLGPLSRIGYAAQLAVGRHPGNDRVVHVTGRTVTVRGEGFWCSADGELEGPVTARTWRIVPSAYSLLLP
- a CDS encoding DUF3151 domain-containing protein, whose translation is MDLLAGPDPVHLPDDPAAVELAQGAEPMDVTRRHPASPTAWAALAVAARDAGAPDLAVYAYARVGYHRALDLLRRNGWRGNGPVPWEHEANRGFLQCLALLAEAARVIGEDEEWQRCAEFLRSSSPTAYDVLLDD